The region TTGGTGGCTAAAGGTGGGACAGCAGTGACTAAAGCTATAAAATTGAACTCAAGGTATGTGCCCAACGTTCAAAGCTAGCAGGTAAAAATTTAACTTGGCATTGGCTTTTAATGGTTTCGTTAACCAAAGATTTAACCAGGGCTGCTGCTTCTGTTTTTAAGTCTTTACTTTGGGattgtcaaatgtttttcttcGTTTCTGATGGATGGGAGAACGGTAGAAAACAAGCACAGCTGCAGTTTATGAAAGAATCACATCAACAAGAATTTTCTAGGATCACTCAAAGCGAGTTGGGGGTGCGCACGGAGCAAAGGTTCGACTCTCTCAGGCCCAGGGTTCTACCCCTCCTCCCTCTGCGCAGCAAGGAGGGGTTGAGGAGAGTGCTGCCCCTCACACACCTCTGGGGAGCTCCGGGTGGCCACACTTCCCCACGGGGGTGATTTAGGACACcctcgtccccttcccctcccagcaGCTGCAGACTCAGCTGCGAAGGATGGGATAGAGCCCAAGTGGAGAACCCGGGGCGCAAGGTAAACATAAAAGTGTGCTGGTGTTTAGCGAGAAACAATCGAGTGTTTCCCAAGCATCCGGCCATCAAATCTCGCACTCAGCCAATGTATAAAATCGTAATATGGGGTAGGCGCTCGTATCCCTGTCTTGGCTGAGGATGTGGCTGCTGTCTAGGAGCTGGCGTTCAACACAAGTAGCTCCTTCGGAGACCCGGGGCCGGTGTCCTGCCCGCAGCCCGGCGGGCCTAGCGCAAAAGCAACTTGCGGAGGGCGGCGCCGGGCGCGTGCGGGCCGCGCGGGAGCTGGTCCGGGATCATGGCCGCGCTGTGCTCGGCGCGCAGCGTCAAGCGCGGACACGCGGCGCGCAGACGCCTCAGGCCGGCCGCGCTCACGTTGCGGCAGAAGTCCACGTGCAGCGTCTGCAGCGCGCGCCCGTGCGCCGCCACGGCCGTCAGCGTGCGGTTGGTGACGCGCGCGCAGTTCTCCAGGTGCAGCGCGCGCAGGCGCGGGCAGCAGCGCAGGAGACGCGCCAGGCAGTCGTCGGTGACGTGGCCGCAGCCAGACAGCGTGACGGATGCCAGGTTGGGGCACCTGCGGAGAGAACGCGGGCC is a window of Ovis canadensis isolate MfBH-ARS-UI-01 breed Bighorn chromosome 7, ARS-UI_OviCan_v2, whole genome shotgun sequence DNA encoding:
- the FBXL22 gene encoding F-box and leucine-rich protein 22, whose amino-acid sequence is MHITQLNRECLLHLFSFLDKDSRKNLARTCPQLQDVFEDPALWPLLHFRSLTELKKDNFLLSPALRSLSICWHSSRVQVCSIEDWLKSALQRNICSRHESLVNDFLLQVCDRCPNLASVTLSGCGHVTDDCLARLLRCCPRLRALHLENCARVTNRTLTAVAAHGRALQTLHVDFCRNVSAAGLRRLRAACPRLTLRAEHSAAMIPDQLPRGPHAPGAALRKLLLR